One segment of Synechococcus sp. MU1617 DNA contains the following:
- the tilS gene encoding tRNA lysidine(34) synthetase TilS: MGETHPTSLGWTSWHDRLHRRLRQQPQLLPQGSSLLLAVSGGQDSMALLALLQDLMPLHGWELRLWHGDHRWHNGSSQIAAELGAWCQQRELLLQVDQAAPGQVPSEAKARQWRYERLAQRGREVGADVVTGHTASDRAETMLLQLARGSDLAGLAALPSIRPLSPEGPQLRRPLLHLQRDDTLQICRDLALPIWEDPSNQSPDFARNRIRQEVLPVMEELHPGSTQRMSELAERVSHVRDSQTELSQMALEVLQTPDGLNRRGLGALSPATRRLLLAQWLQQQGLPPLPATQLDELSRRLDKGAPGGAADLAGGWQLSWKGGELVLLQREAEH, encoded by the coding sequence GTGGGGGAAACGCATCCCACCTCCTTGGGCTGGACGTCCTGGCATGACCGACTGCACCGGCGCCTGCGGCAGCAGCCGCAGCTGCTGCCGCAAGGCAGCTCACTGCTGCTGGCGGTGTCGGGCGGACAAGACTCCATGGCTCTGCTGGCGTTGCTGCAGGATCTGATGCCCTTGCATGGCTGGGAGCTGCGCCTTTGGCACGGCGACCACCGCTGGCACAACGGCTCCAGCCAGATCGCCGCGGAGCTCGGGGCCTGGTGCCAACAGCGGGAACTCCTCCTCCAGGTGGACCAGGCAGCGCCGGGACAAGTGCCCAGCGAAGCCAAAGCCCGTCAGTGGCGTTACGAACGGCTGGCACAACGGGGCCGCGAAGTAGGCGCCGATGTGGTGACAGGCCACACCGCCAGCGACCGGGCCGAAACGATGCTGCTGCAGCTGGCCCGCGGCAGCGACCTGGCCGGCCTAGCGGCCCTGCCCAGCATCCGCCCCCTCAGCCCAGAAGGACCCCAGCTGCGCCGGCCGCTGCTGCACCTGCAGCGCGATGACACCCTCCAGATCTGCCGGGACCTCGCCCTGCCGATCTGGGAGGACCCGAGCAACCAATCCCCTGATTTCGCCCGCAACCGGATCCGCCAGGAGGTTCTTCCGGTGATGGAGGAGTTGCATCCAGGCAGCACTCAGCGGATGAGCGAGCTGGCCGAACGGGTGTCCCACGTGCGGGACAGTCAGACGGAACTCAGCCAGATGGCCCTGGAGGTTCTGCAAACTCCAGATGGCCTGAACCGCCGCGGCCTGGGGGCCTTGAGCCCAGCCACCCGTCGCCTGCTGCTGGCGCAGTGGCTGCAGCAGCAGGGGCTGCCACCCCTTCCGGCCACCCAACTGGACGAGCTCAGCCGACGACTGGACAAGGGTGCTCCCGGTGGTGCAGCCGATCTAGCCGGGGGCTGGCAGCTCAGCTGGAAAGGGGGGGAGCTGGTGCTGCTGCAGCGCGAAGCAGAGCATTGA
- the mutS gene encoding DNA mismatch repair protein MutS, with amino-acid sequence MARSAETQPELALQGSLFGEPETATTSEPVPARPAAGELSDAELGADAAARPRQRQAASSATTSESPAARDSDPSSDEPAWAHHSQLDPLQLTPMLRHYVELKAAHPERVLLYRLGDFFECFFEDAIEISRVLELTLTGKEGGKAIGRVPMAGIPHHAAERYCTELIKQGYSVALCDQLETTPTKGALLKRDITRVLTPGTVLEEGMLSARRNNWLAAVVVEPAQGQQPLRWGLASADVSTGEVQVMQREESSALHQQLAQQEASELLWSADHDAGRPAWCPERLRLTPMASTPFSPVEAERTLQQHYSLSSLDGLGLPEHPLALQALGGLLHYLQETQPLEDNSRIPLEVPAIVHRGDALVLDSQTRRNLELTATQRDNQLRGSLLWAIDRTLTAMGGRCLRRWLEAPLMDRHAIQQRQDLVSSLVNERSLRLAIRQLLRPMGDLERLAGRAGAGHAGARDLVAIADGLERLPQLTARLEAAISTGPDWLQQLLNPDPALAELAQTIRHNLVETPPLSLSEGDLIHDGVDPLLDGLRNQLDDQDAWLSHQEQQERQRSGISTLKLQHHRTFGYFLAVSKAKATTVPDHWIRRQTLANEERFITPDLKEREGKIFQLRARACQREYELFCQLREQVGTMAAPIRQAARAVAALDALTGLADVAASGGYCLPTITEGRGLKLEASRHPVVEQRLVETAFTPNDVQLGDGTDLVVLTGPNASGKSCYLRQIGLIQLMAQIGSWVPARSATVGIADRIFTRVGAVDDLAAGQSTFMVEMAETANILHHASDRSLVLLDEIGRGTATFDGLSIAWAVSEHLAGDLGSRTVFATHYHELNNLAAERDNVANFQVLVEETGDDLVFLHQVQSGGASRSYGIEAARLAGVPKPVVQRARQVLDQLAA; translated from the coding sequence GTGGCACGATCCGCTGAAACCCAGCCGGAACTGGCCCTGCAGGGAAGCCTATTTGGCGAGCCCGAAACCGCTACAACATCAGAACCCGTGCCGGCTAGGCCGGCCGCAGGAGAGCTGAGCGATGCAGAGCTGGGCGCCGATGCCGCCGCCCGGCCCCGCCAGCGCCAGGCCGCATCAAGCGCAACCACCAGCGAATCCCCGGCTGCAAGAGATTCCGACCCCAGCAGCGACGAACCGGCCTGGGCCCACCACAGTCAGCTGGATCCCTTGCAGCTCACGCCGATGCTGCGCCACTACGTGGAGCTCAAAGCGGCCCATCCCGAACGGGTGCTGCTCTACCGCCTGGGCGACTTCTTCGAGTGCTTCTTCGAAGACGCGATCGAGATCTCCCGGGTGCTGGAACTCACCCTCACCGGCAAGGAGGGCGGCAAAGCCATCGGCCGAGTGCCGATGGCAGGCATCCCCCACCACGCCGCCGAGCGCTACTGCACCGAACTGATCAAGCAGGGCTACAGCGTGGCCCTCTGTGATCAGCTCGAAACCACCCCCACCAAGGGCGCCCTGCTCAAGCGAGACATCACACGGGTGTTGACCCCCGGCACCGTGCTGGAGGAAGGCATGCTCAGCGCCCGCCGCAACAACTGGCTGGCGGCGGTGGTGGTGGAGCCGGCCCAGGGCCAGCAACCGCTGCGCTGGGGCCTGGCCAGCGCCGATGTGAGCACTGGCGAGGTGCAGGTGATGCAACGGGAAGAGAGCAGCGCCCTGCACCAGCAGCTGGCCCAACAGGAGGCCTCCGAACTGCTCTGGAGCGCCGACCACGACGCAGGTCGGCCGGCCTGGTGCCCGGAGCGGCTGCGGCTGACACCGATGGCCAGCACCCCCTTCAGCCCAGTAGAAGCGGAGCGCACCCTGCAGCAGCACTACAGCCTTAGCAGCCTCGATGGCCTGGGCCTGCCGGAACATCCCCTGGCCCTACAGGCCCTCGGCGGCCTGCTGCACTACCTGCAGGAGACCCAGCCCCTGGAAGACAACAGCCGCATTCCCCTGGAGGTGCCGGCGATCGTGCACCGCGGCGATGCCCTGGTGCTTGATTCCCAGACCCGTCGCAACCTCGAGCTCACCGCCACCCAGCGCGACAACCAGTTGCGGGGGTCCTTGCTCTGGGCCATCGATCGCACCCTCACCGCCATGGGCGGCCGTTGCTTGCGCCGTTGGCTGGAAGCACCGTTGATGGACCGCCATGCCATTCAACAGCGCCAGGATCTGGTGAGCAGCCTGGTGAACGAACGCAGCCTGCGTCTAGCCATCCGCCAGCTGCTGCGGCCGATGGGCGACCTGGAACGACTGGCCGGCAGGGCCGGGGCAGGCCATGCCGGTGCCCGCGATCTGGTGGCCATCGCCGATGGCCTGGAACGGTTGCCCCAACTCACCGCACGGCTGGAGGCTGCCATCAGCACGGGACCCGACTGGTTACAGCAGCTGCTCAACCCAGATCCGGCCCTGGCGGAACTGGCCCAGACGATTCGCCACAACCTGGTGGAGACACCACCCCTATCGCTCTCAGAGGGCGATCTCATCCACGACGGCGTCGACCCGCTTTTGGATGGGCTGCGCAACCAACTGGACGATCAAGACGCATGGCTCAGCCATCAGGAGCAGCAGGAGCGCCAACGCAGTGGCATCAGCACCCTGAAGCTGCAGCACCACCGCACCTTCGGCTACTTCCTGGCGGTGAGCAAAGCCAAGGCCACCACGGTTCCAGACCACTGGATCCGGCGCCAGACCCTGGCCAACGAGGAACGCTTCATCACCCCCGACCTCAAGGAGCGGGAAGGCAAGATCTTCCAGCTGCGGGCCCGGGCCTGCCAGCGGGAATACGAACTGTTCTGCCAATTGCGCGAGCAGGTGGGGACCATGGCGGCCCCGATCCGTCAGGCCGCCCGCGCCGTTGCCGCTCTGGATGCCCTCACCGGCCTCGCCGATGTGGCCGCCAGCGGTGGCTACTGCCTACCGACCATCACCGAAGGCCGGGGGCTGAAGCTGGAGGCCAGCCGCCATCCAGTGGTGGAGCAACGGCTGGTGGAAACCGCCTTCACCCCCAATGATGTGCAACTCGGTGATGGCACCGATTTGGTGGTGCTCACGGGCCCAAACGCCAGTGGCAAGAGCTGCTATCTGCGCCAGATCGGATTGATCCAGTTGATGGCCCAGATCGGCAGCTGGGTACCGGCCCGCTCCGCCACCGTCGGTATTGCTGATCGGATCTTCACCCGGGTGGGGGCTGTGGATGATCTGGCCGCCGGCCAGTCCACCTTCATGGTGGAGATGGCCGAAACCGCCAACATCCTTCACCACGCCAGCGATCGTTCCCTGGTGCTGCTCGATGAGATCGGGCGGGGCACCGCCACCTTCGATGGCCTTTCGATCGCCTGGGCAGTGAGCGAGCACCTGGCCGGCGACCTGGGCAGCCGCACGGTGTTCGCCACCCACTATCACGAGCTCAACAACCTGGCCGCCGAACGCGACAACGTCGCCAACTTCCAGGTGCTGGTGGAGGAAACCGGTGACGACCTGGTGTTCCTCCACCAAGTGCAGTCCGGCGGCGCCAGCCGCAGCTACGGCATTGAAGCGGCGCGGTTAGCCGGCGTTCCCAAGCCTGTGGTGCAACGGGCCCGGCAGGTGCTGGATCAGTTGGCGGCCTGA
- the ribH gene encoding 6,7-dimethyl-8-ribityllumazine synthase encodes MATFEGRFSDAAGLRVGIVVARFNDLVTAKLLSGCLDCLKRHGVDVSETSSQLDVAWVPGSFELPIVAQQMARSGQYQVLITLGAVIRGDTPHFDVVVAEASKGVAAVARDTSVPVIFGVLTTDTMQQALERAGIKSNLGWSYGLEALEMGSLMRALPSA; translated from the coding sequence ATGGCCACGTTCGAAGGACGTTTTTCTGACGCAGCTGGGCTGCGCGTCGGCATCGTTGTGGCTCGTTTCAATGATCTGGTCACCGCCAAGCTGCTGAGCGGCTGCCTTGACTGCCTCAAGCGCCACGGCGTGGATGTGTCGGAGACCAGCTCCCAGCTCGATGTGGCCTGGGTGCCGGGTTCGTTCGAACTGCCGATCGTGGCCCAGCAGATGGCCCGCTCCGGCCAGTACCAGGTGCTGATCACCCTGGGGGCGGTGATTCGCGGCGACACACCCCACTTCGATGTGGTGGTGGCGGAGGCCAGCAAGGGTGTTGCTGCAGTGGCGCGCGACACGTCCGTGCCGGTGATCTTCGGGGTGTTGACCACCGACACGATGCAGCAGGCCCTCGAGCGTGCGGGCATCAAGAGCAATCTCGGCTGGAGCTACGGCCTGGAAGCCCTGGAGATGGGCAGCCTGATGCGCGCGTTGCCATCGGCTTGA
- the holA gene encoding DNA polymerase III subunit delta, which translates to MPIHLLWGDDAAARDRAIDALIGQVVDPSWSSLNLSRLDGADVGQALQALEEARTPPFATGERLVLLQRSPFCNGCPSELADRFEAALELIPDSSHLVLVNPAKPDGRLRTTKALQKRIKSGLDQEQSFPLPAAWDGSGQRQLVQRTAEALGLKVEPDAIDALVEAIGTDSARLESELRKLSLRGSTISAARVHELVGGRSTNALAVGDALLEGNPGEAIARWDALIEAGEPALRIVATLTGQIRGWLWVSMLEQQGERDVAVIAKAAGIGNPKRIYVMRKQLQGRPAKRFLSLLGRLLDVEARLKRGAQPGDAFRDGLLG; encoded by the coding sequence ATGCCGATCCATCTGCTCTGGGGTGATGACGCCGCTGCGCGGGACCGGGCTATCGATGCTCTGATCGGGCAGGTTGTCGACCCCAGCTGGAGCAGCCTCAACCTCAGCCGCCTCGATGGAGCAGACGTTGGGCAAGCCCTGCAGGCCCTTGAGGAGGCCCGAACCCCTCCCTTCGCCACAGGCGAACGACTGGTGTTGCTGCAACGCAGTCCGTTCTGCAATGGCTGCCCCAGTGAACTGGCCGACCGGTTTGAAGCCGCCCTCGAGCTGATCCCCGACAGCAGCCACCTGGTGCTGGTGAACCCGGCCAAACCGGATGGTCGCCTGCGCACCACCAAAGCCCTGCAGAAGCGGATCAAAAGCGGGCTCGATCAGGAACAGAGCTTCCCGCTGCCAGCGGCCTGGGATGGCAGTGGTCAGCGCCAATTAGTGCAACGCACGGCCGAGGCCCTGGGTCTGAAGGTTGAGCCGGATGCCATCGATGCCCTGGTGGAGGCCATCGGCACCGACAGCGCCCGGCTTGAATCTGAACTGCGCAAGCTATCCCTGCGCGGCTCCACCATTTCGGCTGCACGGGTGCATGAGCTGGTGGGGGGACGCTCCACCAACGCCCTGGCCGTGGGCGATGCGCTGCTGGAGGGCAACCCTGGCGAAGCGATTGCCCGCTGGGATGCCCTGATCGAAGCGGGGGAACCAGCCCTGCGCATCGTGGCCACCCTCACCGGTCAGATCCGCGGCTGGCTCTGGGTGAGCATGCTGGAACAGCAAGGGGAACGGGATGTGGCGGTGATCGCCAAGGCCGCTGGGATCGGCAACCCCAAACGCATCTACGTGATGCGCAAGCAACTGCAGGGTCGGCCAGCCAAACGTTTCCTCTCCTTGCTAGGCCGACTGCTGGACGTGGAGGCGCGGCTCAAACGCGGCGCCCAGCCTGGCGATGCCTTCCGCGACGGACTGCTGGGCTGA
- a CDS encoding precorrin-8X methylmutase: protein MAWMAQDHPIFTESIRRIRAALGDTGLLPLQQQVLERLVHSSGDLSLGALLRFSEGACDQGLEALKQGASILTDTAMAAAAVAPMAQRTLGSTVHTVLEWAPEAAPSGSTRTAAGMEQAWRSLAVASPAPVVLIGSAPTALEVLLQQVAAGAPAPSLVIGMPVGFVGVEESKKHLAASGLAQIRLESSRGGAGLVAAAVNALLRAAAAPAPPLSS, encoded by the coding sequence ATGGCGTGGATGGCCCAAGACCACCCGATCTTCACCGAAAGCATCCGGCGGATCCGTGCGGCTCTGGGGGACACGGGCCTGCTGCCTTTGCAACAGCAGGTGCTGGAACGGTTGGTGCACAGCAGTGGTGATCTCTCCCTGGGGGCACTGCTGCGGTTCAGCGAGGGGGCTTGTGACCAGGGTTTGGAAGCGTTGAAGCAGGGGGCATCGATCCTGACGGATACCGCGATGGCGGCGGCTGCGGTGGCCCCGATGGCCCAACGCACCCTTGGCAGCACCGTGCACACGGTGCTGGAGTGGGCACCTGAGGCGGCGCCGTCGGGTTCAACGCGCACGGCGGCTGGCATGGAGCAGGCTTGGCGCTCGCTCGCGGTGGCGTCACCGGCTCCGGTGGTGCTGATCGGCAGTGCGCCGACCGCTCTTGAGGTGCTGTTGCAGCAGGTGGCCGCCGGTGCTCCAGCCCCCAGCCTGGTGATCGGCATGCCGGTGGGTTTTGTGGGGGTGGAGGAAAGCAAGAAGCATCTGGCGGCCAGCGGTCTGGCCCAGATCCGTTTGGAGAGCAGCAGGGGTGGAGCCGGTCTGGTGGCTGCGGCGGTCAATGCTCTGCTTCGCGCTGCAGCAGCACCAGCTCCCCCCCTTTCCAGCTGA
- a CDS encoding NTP transferase domain-containing protein → MAKTVLIPAAGAGSRFKNAGINVAKPLIIAKGRTLLEHTLDCFEFANEDHLILAVQHKHEVRKALEKKLKRRLPKVNIHWFELEQLLPGQLATSVAALESILQTSDLDESLPLLIHNCDTGFQWKPEFESIQGFASMAVFPAKGTHWSFGQPDPKDSHRAIAIAEKKRISDLASIGLYGFSSTKIFLKEAKAVLYSQDTIEGEYYIAPMLHKAITKGMEVSLPRVDKVKIYGTPGELCECFKLSLETLKSEN, encoded by the coding sequence ATGGCAAAAACAGTATTAATCCCTGCAGCCGGCGCCGGCAGTCGGTTCAAAAATGCAGGGATAAATGTAGCCAAACCCCTCATTATCGCAAAAGGACGAACGCTCCTGGAGCACACTCTAGATTGTTTTGAGTTTGCAAATGAAGACCATCTCATATTGGCAGTACAACATAAGCATGAGGTACGCAAAGCCCTCGAAAAAAAGCTAAAAAGACGACTACCAAAAGTAAATATTCACTGGTTCGAATTGGAACAACTTTTACCCGGCCAGCTGGCAACATCAGTAGCCGCACTTGAATCAATACTTCAAACGTCCGATCTCGATGAATCCCTTCCACTTCTTATCCATAATTGCGATACTGGCTTCCAATGGAAACCCGAATTCGAATCCATACAGGGATTCGCATCTATGGCCGTATTTCCTGCTAAGGGAACTCACTGGTCGTTCGGACAGCCAGATCCAAAGGATTCACACAGAGCCATCGCTATTGCCGAAAAAAAAAGGATCTCTGATCTCGCATCTATCGGATTATATGGATTCTCGTCAACCAAAATTTTTTTAAAAGAAGCGAAGGCCGTTCTCTACAGCCAAGACACTATTGAAGGCGAATATTACATAGCACCTATGCTTCATAAAGCAATAACAAAAGGAATGGAAGTGAGCCTACCGAGAGTTGACAAAGTCAAAATCTATGGAACACCTGGGGAACTTTGTGAATGCTTTAAACTTAGCCTGGAGACCCTCAAGAGCGAAAATTAA
- a CDS encoding DUF561 domain-containing protein — MTRLQQLPVSLQRSLEQRSALKVIAGLMNFDAASVERVARAAGRGGADLIDVACDPGLVRLAIEASGGVPVCVSSVEPEQFPAAVEAGALMVEIGNYDAFYPQGRIFDAAEVLDLTRRTRQLLPNVVLSVTVPHVLPMDEQEQLAIDLVGAGADLIQTEGGTSAKPFSAGHLGLIEKAAPTLAAAHSISRAVDVPVLCASGLSAVTLPMAIAAGAAGVGVGSAVNRLQDELAMVAVVRGLRDALGSAVAARV; from the coding sequence ATGACCCGTCTTCAGCAGCTGCCCGTTTCTTTGCAGCGCAGCCTCGAGCAGCGCTCTGCGCTCAAGGTGATCGCTGGCCTGATGAATTTCGATGCCGCCAGCGTGGAGCGGGTCGCCCGTGCAGCAGGGCGTGGCGGTGCTGATCTGATCGACGTGGCCTGCGACCCCGGCCTGGTGCGTCTGGCGATCGAGGCCTCCGGTGGCGTGCCCGTGTGTGTGTCGTCGGTGGAGCCCGAGCAGTTCCCTGCGGCGGTGGAAGCCGGTGCGCTGATGGTGGAGATCGGCAACTACGACGCCTTCTATCCCCAGGGCCGGATCTTTGACGCGGCTGAGGTGCTGGACCTCACCCGCCGCACCCGCCAACTGCTGCCCAACGTGGTGTTGAGCGTCACGGTGCCCCATGTGTTGCCGATGGATGAGCAGGAGCAGCTGGCCATCGATCTGGTGGGGGCCGGTGCTGATCTGATCCAGACCGAGGGAGGCACCAGTGCCAAGCCCTTCAGCGCTGGCCACCTGGGCTTGATCGAGAAGGCTGCCCCCACCCTTGCGGCGGCCCACAGCATCAGTCGCGCCGTCGATGTGCCCGTTCTTTGTGCGTCTGGTCTTTCTGCGGTGACGCTGCCGATGGCGATTGCCGCTGGTGCGGCCGGTGTGGGTGTTGGTTCTGCTGTGAATCGCCTCCAGGATGAGCTGGCGATGGTGGCGGTTGTGCGCGGTCTGCGTGATGCCCTCGGCAGCGCTGTCGCGGCCCGCGTCTGA
- a CDS encoding sulfatase-like hydrolase/transferase has product MPNPPSQNWLLISFDQWRGDWLHQSWLRLPYLQSIAAEGWDLRRCYTSSPQCVPARVSWLTGQRPADIGLTTNRPYTVPADARSFVRNLRQDFGYNTALVGKTHWTPHKGQGDLRDNIPLLNDLGFDRAREIAGPRALTRLECELTDLWRDSGVFDLYREDLKDRYRNGRVHCVRPTVLPDELYPDLWLTGIALEELARLPMDQPWLLWVSFPGPHEPFDVPLSWSRRRPIPKPQPRPPLGSAKGVHVPDGSVLAGKLRRWPHGLPEEAVDALRQDYANHLELLDAQLGQILQALERRSDANRTAISVCSDHGELLGDWGLMLKGCFLEGAIRSLFLHRPPGGRAGWRRLWRYNRRPFGLTSALWAAMGAVSNPLEGSFGSRLRRMKGPVTVDYADEVMTVI; this is encoded by the coding sequence ATGCCGAATCCTCCCTCGCAAAACTGGCTCCTTATCAGTTTTGATCAGTGGCGGGGAGACTGGTTGCATCAGTCCTGGCTCCGTCTGCCTTATCTGCAATCGATCGCGGCTGAAGGGTGGGATCTACGTCGTTGCTACACATCAAGCCCCCAGTGCGTCCCCGCTCGAGTGAGTTGGTTGACGGGACAAAGACCTGCGGACATTGGGTTGACCACTAACAGGCCTTACACGGTGCCGGCGGACGCAAGATCTTTTGTGCGCAACCTCCGGCAGGATTTCGGCTACAACACGGCTCTGGTTGGCAAGACCCACTGGACTCCTCACAAAGGTCAAGGCGATTTGAGGGACAACATCCCGTTGTTGAACGACTTGGGATTTGATCGAGCCCGAGAGATTGCAGGACCGCGTGCGTTGACTCGTCTTGAGTGCGAGCTGACGGATCTTTGGCGCGACTCTGGCGTTTTTGATCTCTATCGGGAGGATCTTAAGGATCGATATCGCAACGGTCGGGTTCACTGCGTCAGGCCCACTGTTCTGCCGGACGAGCTTTATCCCGATCTCTGGCTAACCGGGATCGCTCTGGAGGAACTTGCTCGATTGCCGATGGATCAACCATGGCTGCTTTGGGTGAGTTTCCCTGGCCCCCATGAGCCCTTTGATGTTCCCTTGTCCTGGAGTCGTCGACGGCCGATCCCCAAGCCCCAGCCCAGGCCTCCATTGGGTTCAGCCAAGGGTGTTCATGTTCCTGATGGAAGCGTTCTTGCCGGCAAGCTCCGGCGTTGGCCTCATGGGCTGCCAGAAGAGGCAGTTGACGCTCTACGCCAGGACTATGCGAATCATTTGGAGTTGTTGGATGCTCAGCTTGGCCAGATTTTGCAGGCTCTGGAGCGTCGAAGTGATGCCAATCGAACAGCTATCTCCGTCTGCAGTGATCACGGAGAGCTTCTGGGGGACTGGGGTTTAATGCTGAAAGGTTGTTTTCTTGAGGGAGCAATTCGATCGTTGTTTCTGCATCGTCCACCTGGCGGTCGTGCCGGTTGGAGGCGGCTTTGGAGGTACAACCGGCGGCCATTTGGATTGACTTCTGCACTCTGGGCAGCAATGGGAGCGGTTTCCAATCCTTTGGAGGGTAGTTTCGGTTCAAGGCTTCGCCGCATGAAAGGTCCTGTAACTGTCGACTACGCCGATGAGGTGATGACGGTCATATGA
- the psbZ gene encoding photosystem II reaction center protein PsbZ encodes MQFINTLTVLALVVASFALIVAVPVLYASSEDSGRSNRLILLGSAVWVALVLLNWGVSFFVV; translated from the coding sequence ATGCAGTTCATCAACACGCTGACCGTTCTGGCCCTGGTGGTGGCGTCCTTTGCCTTGATCGTTGCGGTGCCGGTTCTGTATGCCTCCAGCGAGGACAGCGGCCGTTCCAATCGACTGATCCTGCTGGGCAGTGCTGTTTGGGTCGCCTTGGTGCTGCTGAACTGGGGTGTGAGCTTCTTCGTCGTCTGA
- a CDS encoding sulfotransferase encodes MAPPLPEFLGLGTQKGGTTTLHRLLEQHPDVYLPACKEVHFFDQNHDAGDGWYRNHFANAQPDQVCGEITPFYLFHPDVPGRIHNLLPKARMVVLLRDPVERTISQLFHARKRGFETLEPADALAAEPRRLQSGDPVSLQKHSYLSRSRYLEQLDRYEVLFPREQLLILRSEDLFSTPENIWQQILHFLQLTPIDWPGALPRANAGDGLGDRIDPALRQQLRQQLAETVAGVRSRYGIEWEWT; translated from the coding sequence ATGGCACCCCCCTTACCTGAGTTCCTCGGTCTCGGCACCCAGAAAGGTGGCACCACAACACTGCATCGCTTGCTGGAGCAGCACCCGGACGTTTATCTACCAGCCTGCAAGGAAGTTCATTTCTTTGATCAGAACCACGACGCAGGGGACGGCTGGTACCGGAACCACTTCGCCAACGCCCAGCCCGACCAGGTGTGCGGGGAGATCACGCCCTTTTATCTGTTCCATCCCGACGTGCCTGGCCGCATCCACAACCTCCTCCCCAAGGCCCGCATGGTGGTGCTGCTGAGGGATCCAGTGGAACGCACGATCTCTCAGCTGTTTCACGCCCGCAAACGGGGCTTTGAAACCTTGGAGCCTGCCGATGCTTTAGCCGCTGAACCACGACGCCTGCAGAGCGGCGATCCCGTCAGCCTGCAAAAACACAGCTACCTCAGCCGTAGCCGCTACCTGGAACAGCTGGACCGCTACGAAGTCCTCTTCCCCCGAGAGCAACTGCTGATCCTGCGCAGTGAAGACCTGTTCTCCACGCCGGAGAACATCTGGCAGCAGATACTGCACTTTCTCCAGCTCACTCCCATCGATTGGCCCGGGGCGTTGCCACGCGCCAATGCCGGTGATGGGCTGGGTGACCGTATCGACCCAGCCCTACGCCAACAACTCAGGCAGCAACTGGCAGAGACCGTTGCCGGCGTCCGGAGCCGCTATGGCATCGAATGGGAGTGGACCTAA